The following is a genomic window from Episyrphus balteatus chromosome 1, idEpiBalt1.1, whole genome shotgun sequence.
AATTTCCAAGTCACcaagaaatacaattttcaaaagatacataTCAATACTTTTCTTGCGAAGGCGGGAGGATCTAAGGGTAAAATTTGATCGTCAGAGCATACAATCTATGAGTGTCCTAAATTTTCGGCATTACCTATCCAATCCAGATTCGAAAGagttcgagaaaaaaaaaaaaaaaatgcgtaaAAATTGCTTAGGCACCAATTATCAAAAGGTTACTTGTTCTAGCAAATATTCTTGcagttttttgtaagaaaactcACCATACACTTTTGCACCTTGCAAATAATCCCTCTCcagttcaaaatcaaaatttaaatctacAGTCCACTTCTCAATCACAAGCTATATAAAATCATGAATTCTCTGCTTCTTCGCAACCATTTATTCTTCAAGCTACATATCTAAATTTCGTGGtgacatatatataaaaaaaaaaaaaaaagattctttgttttttatttttggcaatCCATATTGAAAgagttttttcaaactaattctgAAAACACAGACATCTATTCACGTTTTCACTCATTCGCTCTCACTTTTCAAAGTTCTCTTGAGATCCCTTgcgcttttcaaaaatactttgaaaaattattttgtttgaattggtttttggaagtTCTTTCAAACTAATTCTGAAAACACAGAACTCTATTCACGTTTTCACTCATTCGCTCTCATTTTTTAAAGTTCTCTTCAGAACAcatgcgtttttcaaaaatactttgaaaaatcCCTCATTGATCCAGGTTTCAAAATATCTTCTATTTCGGCAGCTGTGCAAAAAACGTCTGAATTTTTCATATAACGACAAAAATACCACTATTTCTGGAATCAATTTAAATCTCTCCATCACTTCAAAAACTTTGTTCTTTTTCAATCATTTCTGCTTATTCTCCTCAAATCACTATTTCAGCTAAACCATTGTGCTTAAAACACTTACTAACAACCTCCCAAGATCCTACTATTTTTGAAGGCCTTCAACTGGCTGATCCCACGTTTAATAAGTCAAATTTCATTGTTTCTGTGACTCCTCAGAAAAGGCATATCCCGCCACTTTATACATAAGCGTTCGTCAGTCTAACGGAACTTTCTCTTCTCACTTGCTCTGTGCAAAATCCAGGGTTTCACCCATCAAATATGTGTCATTGCCACGCCTTTAGTTGTGTGTAGCACTTCTACTTTCCAAAATGGTAAAAATTTACGTTTAAAGTTTCTCTGTCCACGCATATAAGACCtttccgttttaaaatatctttaaaacatCCAAAAGACAAACCACGAAGTACAAAATTGTTTAACACTACTCAAAGAAATTAATATCCAACGAAATATTCTCTATTATTGAAAGGTGAACCCACTCTCCAAAGAATTTCACTTATTTCGTTTAATCCATTCTCAAATTCAAATCATCTCATTAGAGTTCAAAATTTCTCAGTTCAATTTCAACAAGGAACTCAATCCACTTATGGTGTTCAATGTCTTAAATGGAATTTTATTCCTCCAGGTGCTCCACATATGGGAGGCTGGTGTAAAAAGTTGCAAAAGTCACCTTCGGAAACTGGGGACTAGTTCAAACCAGAATTTTCAAACAGTATTAGCTCGCATTGAAGCATGTTCAAATCCCGTCCGATTTCATTAATGTTCAAAGATTCCTCAGATCTATTGATTTTAACTCCGGGTCATTTTTTGCGCGGTAGTTCATTTTACGTATTTTCTAAGCCTAATCTGGCTAATGCCAATTTGTCCCTCATCAATCGATggtaaaaaatgtaattgccTCCAACAACAATTCTCTCGTTGATGGAAGGACGAGTATCTTAAAGAACTTCATCAGAGACATTAGTATCAATCCCCTCAAAAAGATATCAAGTTAAATGACCTAGTTGTTGTAAAAACCGAAAATCTTCCTTCCACTGAATGGCGCCTTGCGCGTGTTATAAATGTACACCCCGGGCCTGACGGAAGAGTGAGAGTGGCGACGCTTCTCACGCAACACGGCGAAACTAGCCGTCTAGTTGTAAAACTTTGTCTTTTGCCCTTGAAATAAGTATTTAAGGtttcttttttctcaaaaaatatttttttttttcatatatatgcctttcaatttataattagaACTTTATACTaactcttttcaaaaaattcaaattttgctttGGGCGCCTCACGccaagaaaataattttcattttttcatcaatttaaaATCTATTTGGCGATTACGCCAAGGGGGGCAGTAATGTTCACGCACCTTTAAAGAAAATCATCGACGAAACAATATTTGGCATCACCAAATATTGTTTCGTCATGTTTTTGGTGGCGGGCAGTTGGCTGCCCTTCCTTCTCTTTTTTTCCctccattttttcttttcatcattaaaaaatgtcattcgCATAACCTCACTCATCGGCACAAGTTCGCCATTCTCTTAatcaatgtaatttttttgtgaattaaaaactaaacccagaaaataaaaaagttttttattataattaaactaaataaatgaaagtttgttttattaaaatataacaaaaaatacataatagaGACATAAAGAAGAATCACAAaaggaacaatacaaaaaacatacaCCACAGCCATTAAAGATTGACACTCATAGTGGAAGTCAATCGGCGCCGCAGCAACAGTAAAAAAAGGGCAGCACAAGTAATTCTGGTTTGTGATTTACATAAATTATCACATAATCAGTGCTCAAAAGCAATCTAGATGTGATAGAGAAAAGTACTGATTAAACAGAAATTTGTGAGAAAAAATGCTTAATATGAAGAAATGCCACTTAGCACCTTCTTACTCCATTTATATCTTCGTCCATAGCTCATGAAATTTATTCAGAAGATTTGAAATACTTCACAAAAATTGTTATCTATTAGCTAATCTTTAAGGTGTTATATTGAGTTATGAGAATgtgtttgtgaaaaaatatatttattgacATTGTCGTGAGATATAATGACTCTATTAACTTTTTGCTAGTTATATAAAGTTCTTAGAGCCCGGAAATAATGTGAATAAAGAAAACATacattattagtttttttttttcattcgcaATCTATTTTGGTTTGGTAGTAAATTAAATGacagatgttattttttttctaagaatatCAGCTATAATAAGGTGAGCAAATAAACAACAACcaacaaaattaagtttaagTAAACCACCTACAAGTTCATAACAACAAATCAATTGTTTGTTATTATTAATTCTAGTCACAgatataataaaatgcacgactgggtcgcacgaacttgctcttagagttaaagttgctcaaatttttaagactttttatatagaaatttgaaaaaaaaaaacaaaattcgtttttgaaaaaaaaaataaaataaaatctgaaattaaattgccctccaaaacaagtatgcagttttgattgatatattaacatgcatttttagaaaaaaaattttcaaaatcgttagagccgttttttaaaaaactaattttttataaataattttttggaaaaaaagttttaaaataaaattagtatgccatttggtagaaatcactaatcaacatctaaaaacaaaatttcaaaaaagttcaatgtcccgttttcgaaaatttgatttttcaaaaaaaaattttcaaattttttttaaaaatccaaaaattatttttttcaaaattttatttttggcttatatttaaattatataaatgcttcttcacaaaaagtttcgttgaaatcgaataagtttcggagataatcggatttgaaaaaaaacggttctatggcaggtaccgttattaatgattttcaaaaaaaaaattttctattgaaagatagactttagcttaaaactaacatttgaattttttaaacaaaatcgttagagccgtttttgagatatttcaattttactaaaatcggtatatgacaagtaccgttatttttggtccaagaaaattaattccaaaaacccctctggagagtcgccaaataacgctacataccaagtttgacattaatcggttcatccgtttaggctgtagctccttatacagacagacagacagactgacagacagactgacagactgacagactgacagactgacagactgacagactgacagactgacagactgacagactgacagactgacagactgacagactgacagactgacagactgacagactgacagactgacagactgacagactgacagactgacagactgacagactgacagactgacagactgacagactgacagactgacagactgacagactgacagactgacagactgacagactgacagactgacagactgacagacaaacagacagacagacggacttccgggacccacttttttggcattgtctaccatcgtaatgtcatggataaatgttatctcaacttttttttttgtacgaatgcataacttgatatatagtacctatatcgcaagtaaaacaaaaagtaaGAAATCTAATTGAGCATGAATTTGTGGTCTGAGAAATATTTAATAGTTCAATTAAGatataatgattaaaaaaaagaaacaaactgATTTCGTACCACAATTACAATTCTTCTTGCAGTGACTTTTAAGActttttgagttaatttttaGAATTCTACTCTGGagtaaaaaactaattaaaatcaaaacaactttgatttcacttttttgtcgaaaaatatacatagattttcagaaaaaaaaaaaaaaaatttttttgggagGAACTATTATTAAAAATTGCTGGATCACTCCGTAATTCAATTTATTAAGACGATAATCGTCCTTCACATAAATGTGAAATTGGCAGAATAGGTCGATTTGTGATATTAATTACTTCTACtaataataagacattttttgtcactttatttGGTTTTCTAACTAAAGTTAATAGTcttcttgaattttatgaacttttttaaattaaaatttttatttttctccaggAAATTAAGTAATGGgtcaaaatattaatacatttgaaaaaaaaactataatttgaattaattttttttttttgtttaaaaagtgaactttattttaagaaatagttcttcagtttaaccttagaaaaaaattttatgtgaaGGGGGCTGTATCACCCCTTGTTCCGgtaggaggggcaattttctgaaaatttaaccttaaataaaaaaaaaaaaatacataaaatcaagaaaaagacctagaatactgtgcaatagctgttttgaaagcttattttgcaTTCTTACGTTTTTCGATTTAAGTAGTTTTCGAGAATACTTTTTGTGacataaaatttcaaagtcaaaacaattttaactgaaaacaaattaataataaattaaattaaattaaattaaaaaaaaatatttgagtaaaaaaaaagttaaaaaaaacactaactATATAACAAATCACCCTGTTTCACGAAActtcttataataaaattaaaaaaaaaaaaaaaacaacttttaagaagaaaaacacATTGTTTATATGTAATCAGTGCatgattgtcaaaaaagaatgattttgtaatttattttaataaaaacaaaaaagcactttctttaaaaaaatcgttttttgaagttcaaaatttaattacaaatattttagacaAATATTTAGCAAAGGTGTTTATATGGGGTTATAGCGTAGTTACTTATCATGCTTTCTCCATTTTTAGacttgctaaatatttgcctaaacagaagattttgagaaaaaaactttaagatgcgtttcaaaaaattcattattttctaattcaatttttaaatataagaaatttaaaaaaaaatttaagaagaatAGTAATTTACATACTTTTGTctatgcaagaaatttttattttatttttttcccaaataattttgagtttaaacaaaataacaccTTTTTCAGTCATTGCAGTACTGACTGTAATTTTCTGtttcttctattatttttgaaaagtcatttgattttaataaccAGGTATAACCAGATTCTGAGAACGCAGATTTGTGGTTTAACACATGTATATTGaaataagtttattttaaactttagaacttttttcaaaaaatcgtaaaagtatatattaatttaatttgtagcTCGATCTAAATAAactaataattaataaaataattttaagagccggtttttagaaaatgtcaatTCTTTGAAAACGTTTATGTGAGATATCTGTTATAAattctatatttaaaaaaaatcatatgtgatgtgtgcaattcacacgtggtaaaaGTGAAACCTTAGAAAatcatctttcttaaaaaaaaaaattacaccattaaaaagtagataaatacaaattttcctcaagaataaagccatacttaaatttttacaatgcgtacaaagtttaaaaataatttattcaaacaaTCATTTTCGTGAAAAAGGCAAAaacatcttctttttttttcttgtaacaccattaaatcagtttttttatgacaacttttaataagttttatatcatctgaaagcttattgtttcagctcaaaatatttatatcaaccatatgtctatacaacatctacaaaaagagctagaattttttgaacccaatcagttttcataaaaaagcaaaaaaatcaatcttttttctcttctaacaatattaaatccattttttttaatggcaacctatagtaaattttatactatctgaaagcttatattagcatatttctacgatgcctacaaaaaagtaaaaaattttttaaagccaaccatgtcgaaatttcaaactgagaatgcggtacttcctacactggtggctggtcatgggatctccacaggtgttttgaggtatttttcaggtttttcaatttaagattgtgcaacttgtagagcacttaccgttatgtgtgatatattaaatgaaaggtagcaGCATGTGTATAATTGAAGTTAAATcgaatttgtatgtgctctagatcaaaagctatgacgtgtttaaaaaaaaaacatctttttagtGCAATCATAGTTTATTCTATTACCtgtctacagtataaatttcattcacttatcttttcaaacaaaaaagttattatcacttgatttttcgtgtcgctttttcgtttcatcttgtttcaaatcattacgatactaaagaagttttcacttcaaaaaaaacaaagagtCTTGGAAAATACGGAAAAAACGCATCAAGCAAATCCATTTATTAAATTGGGCCCTAGCTCAGTGTATGGATGGATGGACGCACCGAGattctatattttatttttatggttcCCAAGGaaaactgcattttttcactttcagtaccttttctcaaaaaaaatactaattctAGCTTTATTTCTACAATATCAAATTTGCTTCCAAACATTTTTCTGTCAGCTTTCTTTTCAGGAATCCaagaaaataaataggatgtgttgttttaaaataaatacttttttgagaGTCAAAGCAAGTTAACAAACTTTTATCTCGCTATTAAGAAAAATGGTCGGGTAGAGCTTCAAAAGCTCAAAATTTAACGTGTTTATGTAAAcaatctcaacaaaaatttatgtagaatttttcaaaagtatggaattaaaagagcgatttttttaatttttaccaaaatttaaCCAGGTTTGATATATTTCATCTTAAcctgctattaaaaaaaaaaaaaaataaacaaatattaagaaaactccatacattttctttaaaaataaaatttagaggAAAAGGGCACATACCTTAATCTTGCCCCGGGCTATCACTACTTATGTCGAAACTTCGAAAATATTAAATCtgttattgtattttttatggACCTCCttgtattattaatttaaattggtTACCTCTCGCGCCGAAAATCTGCTGCCGGCATATAGACTAGATGACTTATTTTGTTGTGAAGTATATTTTTACACTCTTCAGACgattgaatttgtttattttttttttgtaataaacttACATACTCTGTTAGGTTCCTTAATATTGGAGAgattttaaatgaaagaaaTGTTTGAAATAGTCTGCTAAGACACTGTCCATACTCCATAATCCGGTTGGTTATTAACTTAACGCTTGTCAGTTAGATAGAGCTCATAAACATAGGTTAAAGTCCCTAGTCAGAATGTTCACTGTTTGTATGCCCTAAAGTAtgcaaacaataataatttgatTTCACATTCGTTTGAAAAGAAGTTGTTGAATAGTGATATGTTGTATCGTTTTTTCGTTTGTGTttactttgtttttattgaatttttaatgtgATGTGGTCTAGAAATgttggtattaattttattcgatcaggcgttaaaaaatacctcgaaatcatgtatcatattaataaaaatgttttattacttatactatgatatgcaataaagcaagtgcaacacagaaaaactcttgCATCTACCCTTCCAGATGGAATACAAGGAGGccaaatatctcaaaataactcttatattgagtactacaaattatgtaaatttcatgtttttatcacaaagtgcacgattttgttgctaaCCCTCCCCAGCCTTCAGCATTACAGaagcttataaaataaaacaaattagagGTAATAGCAGAAAAgcttttattcttaaaaaaagatttttattgcTGCAAACTCAAGAGTTCTGCATAACTGCCTTTCAATTGAACAAGTTCCTCATGTGTCCCTTGTTCAATTACCCGCCCATTTTCTACTACACAAATCATATCTGCATTTCGTATCGTCGCCAATCTCTGTGCAATCATTATACAAGTTCTTCCACAACTAGCCCCTTCCAAAGCCTCTTGAACTAATTTTTCACTTTGCATATCCAATGCAGATGTTGCTTCATCCAATATCAATATTTTAGGATTCCTTATAAAAGCTCTAGCTATAGCTATTCGTTGTTTTTGTCCACATGAAAGTTGAGATCCTTTGCTACTAAGTGACGTACTATAGCCTTGTGGTAAGCTTACAATAAAATCATGAATATTCGACTTCTTAGCTGATTCAATTATTTCACTTATTGGAATGGTTTCACGAAAGTTATCACCATATGCAATATTTTCGGCTATAGTCCGATCGAAAAGTACTGGTTCTTGAGATACAAAACCAATTTGTGATCTAAGAGTATCAATTTGATAGTCATGTGTTGGCACTCGGTTAAAGGTTAAAGATCCAGAAGTGGGGTCATAGTAACGAAGTAATAATTGAATACAAGTTGATTTCCCACAACCTGATGGACCAACTAAAGCTACGGTAGAGTTTTTCGATATCTTGAGGTTGAATTCCTGCAAAATTGGATTCATTCTTCGAGTTGGATAGTGAAAACCAATATTCTTGTAACTGATGTCGAATTGTTTGTTctgaaaaataccaaaaaatgtaATCGAGAAACTTTGAGAAGCTTTAAAAAACTTACAGAATTTTCAATCTTTCGTTTCTCCGGCGAGTTTAATCGATTTAAGGTGAGGTCAAAAAGTTTCAGAAGCCTTTTCATTGATATACTAGCTTCATTAAAATCCGGCGCATAGGCAAATGCCTGTCCCAACATCCAAGTTCCTAACTGCAGGGCCTCAGAAAttctaagaaaacaaatttttcaaagctTTCAAGAACTGCAATAGCTTTTTAATCTTActtgattatatttttaaactccaTTTTACCATCTGCAACCATTAAACCACCATAGAACAGTGATATACCAAAGACGATACATTGTGCCGCATCTCCAAATCCAAAAACAATACCTCGGAAACGGGTTTTCTGTCTTGAAGCTTCATCAGCTAAATCAATCAGCTTGGTATATCGttccaaaacatacttttcctGGCCCAAACTATTTATAGTTCGTATGCTTGCTACTGACTCGACTGCAATTTGAGAAGCCTTTTCCATAGCTAACCTTTCGTCTTCAGAACTTTTCTCTGTGTAATTTGATTCAAATAAAATCGAACCAATTACAAAAGGAATCATTACAAGAGTGACTAAGGTAAGGTTCCAAGAAAGTACCAATGACATAATTGTGGCAATCATAAGTGTTGCACCTGATTGAATCACTATTCCAAGTCGTGATCCAGTAGCCTAGAACAAAACAAACTTCAATGAAATAGGGTTAAAAAGAATTCAAGACCTACCCTTTGAACACTGGAACAATCCCCACTCAAACGGGAACACAAAGCTCcaacagaatttttttgatcATCAAAGTATTCCACATTCTGTGAAACAATCGATTTGAACGCCATCTGTCGGAGTCTTGACGTAAGATTTGTACCAGCTATATTCAGCATATAAATCTGAAGAAAGCTAGCCAAACCAGCAAGGATTCCAATTCCAATCGAAACCATGACGATGGTGTTGGATTTCTCCTCAAAACCGTTATCTATGTTGGACAGAAACTGAAAGTTTGTTAGTAAGTAACCTAAAGTTCTGATCCAAAGCTTACCCCAATATATTCCCCAAAGTAATTTGCCCAAACTACTCCAGTTGATCCCTGTAATATGGCAGATAAAGACCCAACGAAGAGGTATTTCCATTCTAGAGAATTGAGGTTCACAAATTTCTTGAAGAAGTACTTGCTTCCGGCTTGAGTTTCCTTTTCTGGAAGCTTAACTTTTTCTAAAACTTCCGAATCAAGGTTCTTTGGCGTAGTTGATGACTCTTTTTCTTGGGGCTTCCAAGTCTCGTAGCTTCTTTCCGAGGCATTCATCAATCCAAAATAAAAGCCTTTTAGTTTAATCAGTTCTTCGTGACTTCCTTGCTCCATGACAGTCCCGTCcttaataaaaacaatcaaGTCTGCATTTCTAACTGTCGCAAGTCTATGAGCTACCATAAGAGTTGTTCTACCTTTTCGAGCAGCTTCTAGAGCTTTGTGTACTAATTTTTCGTTATTTGGATCGAGTGCCGAAGTGGCTTCATCAAGAagtaatatttttggatttttaaccaATGCCCTAGCTATAGCTATTCTCTGTTTTTGACCTCCGGAAAGTGTAGAACCTTTTTCTCCAACCATTGTTTGATACCCGTTAGGAAGTTTAACTATGAAATCATGACAATAAGCTTGTTTGCAAGCTTCTTCGATATCTTCAAAAGTAGCCAAAGGATTTCCGTATCGAACATTTTCTTCGATCGAAGCTGAAAACAGTACAGGTTCTTGGCCTACAACTCCTATTTGAGACCTCAACCAGcctatatttaattttcgaaCATCGAATCCATCCAACTCCACAGACCCTTCTTCAGGGTCGTAGAATCTTTGAAGCAATTGAAGACAGGTGGTCTTCCCACAACCGGAGGGTCCAACAAAAGCCACTGTTTGACCAGCTTTAATTGATACAGTAAGACCTCTCAAGACGTTTACATTCGCTCGAGATGGATACTTAAAATGAACTTTATCAAACTTAATTGTTCCCTTGAACTTCTCAGGCCTTAAACCTTCTTCACTGAAAGGATCAATAGCAGTCTTTCGATCTATTATTGAAAATATCGATTTGGCAGCACTTTTTGCTACTCCAAATGCTTCCAAATGTGGCATTGCGAAACCAACACTTTGAGCTTCTAAAATAATGCCCAATAATAGAGCCAATAAAACTGCTGGAGGTTCATTACTTCCTTTGGAAATTGCCAACTTCGCTGCATAGAATAAACCCATAGAGAAACAAATGTAAATTACAATCCACATGGTCCCAGCACATATTCCACAATAGAGACCTTTACGATGGCCAGCTTTAACAGCTGATACTAATTGCTGGTTATAGCgatcaatttctttcttttctccACTAAATGCAAAAACTGTTCGAATTGCACCGATCACTTCTTCAGCAATTGAACTTGATTCACAATAGCTTTTCAGTTCTTTCTCTGTGAGGgtgctttgaattttttcaacaaaaattgttgaaatgatGATAATGGGACAACAAATCATTATAATGAGAATTAGATTCCAACTgaagaaaaatgacaaaatcaTGGTAATAACGAAACTCATAATGAGATTGGTGAATATGGCAACTTTTTCTCCAATTCCTTCTTTCAGTTTTGAAAGGTCTCTAATgttaatgatgaagaaaaataatGATATAAGAAAGAGAAATTTTATGTAGATGAATACAATCACCGTACTCTGTCATTTTGCTGGCAAAATTACTGTCCGAAGTTGTATCATACCAGGATATGTCTTGACGAAGAAGTGAGGCAAGGAATTGTTTTCGTATCCGATTGATCTGAAAATTGGAATAGAAGAATTAGAATAAAATCAAATCTTAAATGACACAATCAAGAAATCTTTTTGTATTTAGAAATATACAATTTCTGCACCATCATGCAATACTCAAACATGTTCGATCGTTTTTTTAAGTATTGAGCTACACATGTTCGAAAAAGTATTGGTAGCAAACAATTgatggaatatttttgttcgagCGTCCAAATTCGATAGAACATGTTTGATCATACTTGTTCAATCATACTAGTTCGATCATACTTGTTTGCCCATTTAAAAGTTTGCATTTTCCAAAAgctagaaaaaaattacctgTTTAACAGCGATTCTATTAAAAATATCGACAGAAGCAGCAAGTAAAATCCATTCCAAAATAGCTCCTATAAGACTTGCTATAAAAAATGCTAAAGCATCTTCTTTGAGTGCTGACATGTTGTCTTCTTTACTTGCATtagttctgaaaaaaataagtttttaatgaaattaaaagaagaaaaaaataataacttcgTACAATATTCTTCCACCTCCGAATAACTTCAAAATCGACGTTTCGGATGATGTTCCTGTGCGAGTGTGCCTTTCGATTAGTAGCAAATGAAATTCACCACCATTCACCAGAGAATATGGAATTCCAAAGGAAGAAAGTGTCGATAGTATTAAACCAAGTGCGATAAGAAGCTTCTCGGTAATTGTTGAAAATCGATActggagacaaaaaaaaaaaaattttaagactttCGACCCAGCAATGagatataaaagtttttattaatatcTATCTACTTACCAATTGAAaatatttgagattttttgcacaGTCATCTTCAGTGATTTTGTTGCTCTCAGTACTGTGTTATAATAAATCTAAATATCATAATTAGATGCATAATATTGATAGACTAATGCCTTACCATTTCGTAGGAGGTTCATCTTCGAGTTTTCTATGTGTAGGAATTTTTGTTGGGATTTGGTTTCTCTTTTCTGATAGCTGAATATCATATTTCTTCACTGGCATCTGGTTTAGagataaattgaattaaaaatgaaaaaaatatataagacaaaaaaaattttt
Proteins encoded in this region:
- the LOC129921043 gene encoding multidrug resistance protein homolog 49-like, which gives rise to MPVKKYDIQLSEKRNQIPTKIPTHRKLEDEPPTKCTESNKITEDDCAKNLKYFQLYRFSTITEKLLIALGLILSTLSSFGIPYSLVNGGEFHLLLIERHTRTGTSSETSILKLFGGGRILTNASKEDNMSALKEDALAFFIASLIGAILEWILLAASVDIFNRIAVKQINRIRKQFLASLLRQDISWYDTTSDSNFASKMTEDLSKLKEGIGEKVAIFTNLIMSFVITMILSFFFSWNLILIIMICCPIIIISTIFVEKIQSTLTEKELKSYCESSSIAEEVIGAIRTVFAFSGEKKEIDRYNQQLVSAVKAGHRKGLYCGICAGTMWIVIYICFSMGLFYAAKLAISKGSNEPPAVLLALLLGIILEAQSVGFAMPHLEAFGVAKSAAKSIFSIIDRKTAIDPFSEEGLRPEKFKGTIKFDKVHFKYPSRANVNVLRGLTVSIKAGQTVAFVGPSGCGKTTCLQLLQRFYDPEEGSVELDGFDVRKLNIGWLRSQIGVVGQEPVLFSASIEENVRYGNPLATFEDIEEACKQAYCHDFIVKLPNGYQTMVGEKGSTLSGGQKQRIAIARALVKNPKILLLDEATSALDPNNEKLVHKALEAARKGRTTLMVAHRLATVRNADLIVFIKDGTVMEQGSHEELIKLKGFYFGLMNASERSYETWKPQEKESSTTPKNLDSEVLEKVKLPEKETQAGSKYFFKKFVNLNSLEWKYLFVGSLSAILQGSTGVVWANYFGEYIGFLSNIDNGFEEKSNTIVMVSIGIGILAGLASFLQIYMLNIAGTNLTSRLRQMAFKSIVSQNVEYFDDQKNSVGALCSRLSGDCSSVQRATGSRLGIVIQSGATLMIATIMSLVLSWNLTLVTLVMIPFVIGSILFESNYTEKSSEDERLAMEKASQIAVESVASIRTINSLGQEKYVLERYTKLIDLADEASRQKTRFRGIVFGFGDAAQCIVFGISLFYGGLMVADGKMEFKNIIKISEALQLGTWMLGQAFAYAPDFNEASISMKRLLKLFDLTLNRLNSPEKRKIENSNKQFDISYKNIGFHYPTRRMNPILQEFNLKISKNSTVALVGPSGCGKSTCIQLLLRYYDPTSGSLTFNRVPTHDYQIDTLRSQIGFVSQEPVLFDRTIAENIAYGDNFRETIPISEIIESAKKSNIHDFIVSLPQGYSTSLSSKGSQLSCGQKQRIAIARAFIRNPKILILDEATSALDMQSEKLVQEALEGASCGRTCIMIAQRLATIRNADMICVVENGRVIEQGTHEELVQLKGSYAELLSLQQ